DNA from Desulfuromonas sp. AOP6:
CCGTTAAAATGGGTTTTCCCAGTGAAACCGGAGACTGCTAAGATGACCAATGAGGTTAGTGGACATATTTTGGTGGTCGACGACGAGGCTAATGCCCGCAGGGTCCTTTCCGCCATTCTTGGTGAGGCCGGATATGGGGTGGTGGAGGCGGAAAGCGCCCGCGACGCGCGCAAGGTTTTGGGCTCCCAGGACGTGGATGTGGTCATCAGCGATGTCAGAATGCCCGAGGAAGATGGCATAGAACTCCAAGACCATATTGCCGAACACTACCCGGATATTCCTGTCATCTTTCTCACGGCCTACGGCGACGTCGAGTCCGCTGTCAGTGCCATGACCAAAGGGGCCTTCTATTATTTCGTAAAACCCCCCAATTATGCTGATCTCAAGGGTATCCTGTCCCGTGCCGTGGATCAGCGCCAACTCAAGCGCGAACTCCAGCTGCTGCGCGAAAAACTTGGTGAAGAAAACCGGAAATACCGGATTATCGGGCGGCACCCCGAAATCCGGCGGATTTTCGAAACCATCGAATCGATCAAGGATTCGGAAAGCAGTGTTCTGATCACCGGCGAAACCGGGACAGGCAAGGAACTGGTGGCCCGAGCCCTTCATTTTGAAGGGATTAGGGGGGCAAAACCTTTTGTCGCCGTTAACTGTGCGGCCATTCCCAAGGATCTGATCGAATCCGAACTTTTCGGTCATGAAAAAGGCGCCTTTACCGGGGCGGCCACTCGACGCATCGGTCGCGTTGAACAGGCTTCCGGGGGAACTCTGTTCCTTGATGAAATCGGCGAACTCGATCTGTCCATACAGGCCAAACTTCTGCGCGTCCTGCAGGAAAAGGAAGTGGACATGCTCGGCAGCAATAAGAGAGTTTCCGTCGATTTCCGCTTGATCTCCTCCACCAACCGCAACCTCGAAGCGGAAGTCAAAAAAGGACAGTTTCGTGAAGATCTTTTCTACCGCATCAATGTTGTTCAACTGAGAGTCCCTTCCCTTCGTCAGCGAAGGTCGGACATCCCTCTTCTGGCTGCCGAATTCGTCAAAGAGTTCTGTCGACGGGAGAACAAGTTGCTCACTCTTTCCGCCCGTGTTCTCGAAGTGTTCCAGGATTACAGCTGGCCAGGAAATATCCGCCAACTTCGTAATGTCCTGGAGCGTGCTGTCGTGCTGGCACGGGGGCGGGAAATTTCTGTGCGTGAATTGCCGGATGATCTTTTTGCCCTTCACCCTTCTGCCGAAAAAGGCGAACCCGGCAAAACGATCAAAGAGATGGAGGCCCAGGCTATTGTCGAGGCTCTCGACGCCTGTGGTGGCAACAAATCAAAGGCCTCTAAAATGTTGGGCCTTTCCCGTAAAGCCCTGTATAAACGCCTTCACGATTACCGGATTCTCGGCTGAATCCCGGTTCCTGTAGAGTGATCCTTCCAAAATTCTTCATCAGTTCATCTTATCTTCCCTCCGGCTTTTGAGCCCATTCCACCGCCTGGCTGTATCCTTTCGAAACACATGAGTAACGTAAAAACAGCAAGTTAGGCGAGTTGTTTCGATTCGACACAGGGAGCGGAGACTCTTTGTCCCCTCAGGGCGCACTCGGCGCCTCTATGTCTACTTGTCGATAAAAACATACGTTAAAACAAAGGCTTATGTGGCGGCATGGTGTTTGCTGTAAATCTAAGCGGGCGGCTCTGCCACCTGTTTTCGGATGATGGATACACCTCGGACAGGGATGGAACCTTGCTGATGGGGGCTTCTGTGGACGGAAAAAAAATCATGATTGTTGATGAAGAGGGCTTTGGGCGGGTTTGTTGCGCTCTGCTCGAAATGTATGGCTATTCAACAGATTATCTTCCCCAGTGCCAGGACTTCAAGCATCGCTGCAATCCGGATCAACACGGCCTGGTCATCCTGAGTTACCCCTACGGGTCCGAAATCCTGTCGGAGCTGCCGAACTACCAGCGGCTCAAGACCATCATTCTCTCCGACTATATCAGTTCAGATCTGCTGGCTCGCATCAAGGGCCTCCAACAGGTTATCTGCCTCACCAAGCCCCTCGATTTCGGTAATTTCAGGGATACCATATCTCGTATGTTGCCCTGTCAGGGCTCTGGCAGCTAGGAGGGTGATTTGAAGAAAGCGTTGACAGGCCTGCTCGTGATGTGCTGCCTGCTGGTGGCATGTAACAGACAGACCAAAGAAAGTCTTTACCAGGAAGGCCTCAGCCTGAGTGCTCAGGGGAACTACCGTGGCGCCGTCGTTCTATTCAAAAACGCCCTGGAGAAGGACCCCAATTATTTTGAGGCCCGATTCCAGTTGGGCAACGCTTACCTTGAAACAGGCAAATACGAGAGAGCTTTCAACGAGTTTGAAAAAGTGCGTCTTCAGAACCCGTCATTTCCCGGCCTGCAACACAAATTGGCCCAATGGCATGTTCGCACCAAAAATCCCGATGAAGCCCTCCGCCTGATGGCGGTTTATCTTCAGGGTAATGAGGCGGATACCGAAACCCTGGAGATCATTGGACAGGCCCGTTACCAGAAGAAGGAATGGGATGCGGCTGAAAAAGCGCTGCGTGAAGCGGTTGCCCTGGACGATAAAAACATCAGCGCCAAATTGCTCTTGGCTCAGGTTCTCATCAGGCAGCAGAAAGACGATAAGGCGCGTGACCTCCTTTCCCTGCTGGTCGAGCGGAAAGTTCACGTTCGCGCCGCCTATTACATGCTGGCCGA
Protein-coding regions in this window:
- a CDS encoding DNA-binding response regulator translates to MVFAVNLSGRLCHLFSDDGYTSDRDGTLLMGASVDGKKIMIVDEEGFGRVCCALLEMYGYSTDYLPQCQDFKHRCNPDQHGLVILSYPYGSEILSELPNYQRLKTIILSDYISSDLLARIKGLQQVICLTKPLDFGNFRDTISRMLPCQGSGS
- a CDS encoding sigma-54 dependent transcriptional regulator codes for the protein MTNEVSGHILVVDDEANARRVLSAILGEAGYGVVEAESARDARKVLGSQDVDVVISDVRMPEEDGIELQDHIAEHYPDIPVIFLTAYGDVESAVSAMTKGAFYYFVKPPNYADLKGILSRAVDQRQLKRELQLLREKLGEENRKYRIIGRHPEIRRIFETIESIKDSESSVLITGETGTGKELVARALHFEGIRGAKPFVAVNCAAIPKDLIESELFGHEKGAFTGAATRRIGRVEQASGGTLFLDEIGELDLSIQAKLLRVLQEKEVDMLGSNKRVSVDFRLISSTNRNLEAEVKKGQFREDLFYRINVVQLRVPSLRQRRSDIPLLAAEFVKEFCRRENKLLTLSARVLEVFQDYSWPGNIRQLRNVLERAVVLARGREISVRELPDDLFALHPSAEKGEPGKTIKEMEAQAIVEALDACGGNKSKASKMLGLSRKALYKRLHDYRILG